CCTTCTTGGCATTATTGGTTGTGTAATACCCCGCCTCGCGCAGATATCGTGGAAAAAATTTGACAAAATCCGGAACCGGGTAAGTGCTCCGCATGTGCTCGGTGCCCAATGAAGGCGGGTACATTCCTGTAATCAATGTGGATCGCGAAGGCGCGCAGACTGGCGCAGTTGCAAAGGCATTTTTATACAAAACGCCTTGCGTCGCAAATTTGTCGAGATTGGGCGTAGTGGCGTATTTGTCGCCGTATGCACCTAAAAACGGACTGTTATCTTCGCTGACAATCCAGAGAATGTTGGGTCGATCCTGGACAGGTTTGTCCTGCTGCTGCGCTTTAACCGTTGTTAAAGCAAGCGTCATCAGAAATATTAATCTTTGAAAAGAAATTTTCATTAAAAAGGGCCTTTAAGATGAATGTGATCTGCTTTTTTGGCGGCTCCCGGCATTTCACCGCGTTTGTCTTTGCTGGCTGTCGGCTCGCCGGTTTCGCGGTCGTACCAGTCGGGCGTGAGGTTTGCAGGTTCCGTGTCGCCGGTTTCGTCCTGCCATTGCTTGAGAATGCGCCGGAGCTCGCTTACATGGGCGGCGTAAGCTTTGTTGGTGACTTCGTTTTTCATTTGCAGCGGATCTTTTTGGTTATCGAAAAACTCCTCCGCGGGCCGAGGCTTGAGCAGCGCGTCGTTTTGCAAAACGGTCAGCTTACCGCTCGCTTTTGTGGCTTTCAGTGCTTTGGCGGAAGGACTTTGGTTGGCGTCGATCGGACCTGCATTGTCCCAATCAGGTCTTTTATTAATGATATACAAAAAATCCTTACTCCGCACCGAGCGTTCGTAGGCCGCGTAATCGTGCCAGTTATGTTCGGCAAAAACGTATTTGCGAAATGCTTTTTCCGGCGATTTAAACAGCGCCGCAAAGCTGGTACCCTGGATCGTTTCCGCAGGTTTGACGCCCGCCAATTCCAGTAACGTAGGGGCAATATCAATGCTGCTGATCAGACTTTCACAAACCTGCCCGCCTTTGATCCCGGCAGGCCAGCTCACGATAAATGGCGTTTTTACACCCGCATCGTACAGCCGCGTTTTGCTGCCCGGAAACGGTCTGCCGTTGTCGGCTGTGAAGATAATGAGTGTGTTTTCTGCAATTCCCTGCCTTTCCAGCTCCTGCCGCAACTCGCCGACATACCTGTCCAGCTGTGAAATCTCATTGTAGTAAAAAGCCAGATCCTGCCGCGTTTCCTTCGTGTCCACCAGCGTCGGCGGGACAATAACGTCACTTTCAGGATTGTGCTGCGAGCCATCGGTCTTCGCAGACCAGGGCCGGTGCGCATCAAATGGCGCGAGCCAGAAGAAGAATGGTTTATCTTTCGGCCTGGCTTTCAGCAGATTGTTCCATTGCAATTCGCCGCCTTCGCCATTGGCTTTCCGGTCCACCAGCAGCGTATCGTAAGCCCTCCGCGTGTTCGGGCCTTCGTGCCATTTCCCGACCAACGCAGAAAAGTAACCCTGCTGTTTGAGCAATTCCGGGAAATATTTCAAATGCGCCGGCAAAGGTGCGTGCAGCTCGGCCGCTCCGGTATTATGCGGATAACGCCCCGTGAGAATGCTGCTCCGGCTCGGGCTGCACGAGCTGGCTGTGAGGTACATATTGGTAAACCGCAGCCCGTCTTTTGCCAGCTTGTCGAGGTTCGGCGTTTTGATCTTTTTATTTCCGTAAGCCCCGATATCGTCCCAACTGATATCATCGCCGATTATGAAAATAATGTTAGGTGCCTGCGCGGCAGCTGTTTTAACGCAGCTGCCGGCAAGTACGAAAATCAGCAACAGGATTTTTGCAAGTTGTTTTTTCAATGTTATTTTAATTTAAAAACACGAAAACGAATGAAACGGGGTGATTAATAACTGTTCTGCGTCAGCCCCGGATTTACGTCAATGGCACTCTGCGGTATCGGGAACAGCAACTTGCTTTCGGTAATGTTGAATCCTTTTGACTTCAGAACCTCCACCGCGCGGCCCGTGCGAACCAGATCAAAGAACCGGTGAAACTCAAAGCATAATTCTGTCCGTCTCTCATGTTCAATGGCGAGCGCGAGCGTCGAATATTTATCAGGGTAACCCGTTTTTCCATAGCCCGGCAGCCCGACACGTTCCCGCACCTGGTTGAGATAAGAAGCGTCCCCGGTGGCTTCCGAGTACGAAAGCAGAACGTCCGCATACCGCACCAGCTCCACATTCTGGCCCGGGTATCGCCAGTTTGGGTCGTAATATTTTTGTGTAAATGGATACTTCACAAACGCGCCGGTTTCCAGGTTCACATAACCGGGATATACCGATACATTCCTGCGCACCGTATCAGCCGCTTCAAACTCATTCGTCAGGTCGGGCGTGGGACTGTTCAGCCCGCTGCCACGGAAAGTTTCGGAGCTGCCGGGCAGGTGAAAAGCCCAGTGGTAAGGTGTGTAGGTTTGCTGGTAATTGCTGTTCACCGCATTTTGTCCGGCCAGAAACTGCAATTCCAGGATCGATTCCTTTGAATTTTTGGTACCCGGCGCAAAGTTGAATGCATAGTCGGCGCTGTTGACTTTTCCGTCCTGATTCGCATCGAGCGAATATACATGGCTGTCGATGATCTCTTTCAGTTCTTTTGCCGCGTTGGTTTTGTCGCCGATCGTCAGGTATACTTTTGCCAGAATCGCAGTTGCCGCGTATTTCGTAATCCTGCCCACATCGGCACCCGCGTATTTTTCGGGCAATGCCGCTTTGCTGGCTTTCAGGTCGGCGATGATCTGCTGATAAATCGTCTCCTTTTTCTCCCGCAGGTACGTATAACTTTCGTCGGCACTCACTACTTTCAGCGGCATTGGAATATCTCCCCAAACCCGGACCATATTAAAAAAGATGAGCGAGCGGATGAATGTAGCTTCTGCTTTCAGGCGGTCTTTCAATGCCGGATTGCCAAACTGTACGGTCGTTTTTTCAAGCTGACTGATCGCATTGTTGCAGATATAAACCGAGTTATAGCTATTGTTCCACGCAGTCTGGATCGGACCATTGTTCGGCTGGATCCTGAATGCTTTGATATCATCCTCGAAAGTGGTCGAGCCGCCCGAAAACTCAATATACGTATTGTCCGAGTAAAGCTCGCCGTACAGATCCACCAGCCCGCTGGCTGCATAAGAACGGTTCAGTTGCCGGTACACATCGTTTACAGCCTGCACGATCTGCGCCTCTGTGGTGTAAAAATTCCCTTCCGAAAGCCGCGTTTCCGGATACTGGTCCAACTCGCTTTCGCTGCACGAAATGGCTGATAATGCGGCGAGAATGTAAAATATATGTTTTTTAAAAAGCTTCATTTCTTTTTTGGATTTGAGTTAAAAACCAATGTTCACGCCGAATGTGTAAACCTTTGCCGAAGGATACGGAGAATGCGTTACGCCGCGCGCAGTGGCACTGGTCGCGCTGCCGTTAAAGTTTTCGGGATCAAAAACCGGTGCGTTTTTATGCGTAAAAAGATTTTGTCCGTTCACGTAAATCCGCAGCGATTCCAGGTTCAGTTTGGATAAAATCCCGGACGGGAATGTATAGCCGGCTGTCAGACTTTTCACCCGGAAATAGGAACCATCCACAATCCAGTAACTCGAAGCCGTTTTCTCATAACCGTCCAGATCCACCGTCAGTTTATAATGGTAACCGTCGCCCGGCTCCTGCTCCGACCGCCAGCGGTTGGTCATTTCCTTGTAGTAATTCCGGCCTTCGTGGTACAGCATGGAGCGGTGAATGTTGTTGTCATACACGTCGCTACCCTGCACACCCTGGATCAACACGCTGAGATCAAACCCTTTGTAAGTCAGGTTATTGGTAAAACCCCAGATAAAATCCGGCGCATAGTTACCGATGATCGTTCGGTCTTTCGCATTCAGCACACCATCGCCGTTGATATCCACATACCGCCCGTCGCCCGGCTTGGCGGATGCATAATGCGACGGATCGGAGTCGATCTGGCCCTGGTTCATGTACACGCCATCATACTGGTAACCGTAGAAGCTGAAAATCGGCTGACCGACCTGGTTGATCGACTCCATCCCAAAGCCCGGCTGGTAGATCATCGGCGCATTGTCTTTGCCCAATGCGAGTAATTTATTGCGGTTGCGCGAGAAATTCAGCTGCGAAGTCCAGCCGACCGCGCCTTTGAGGTTATGTGTGGTCAGATTGAGTTCAAGTCCTTTGTTTTGAAGCTTGCCGATGTTTTTGAAAACACTGTTAAAACCTGAAACAATGGGCACCGGTACGTCCAGCAGCAGCCCGTCGGATTTTGAAATGTAGTAGTCGGCTTCCAGCACAATGCGGTTGCTGAACAAACCCAGATCAAGTCCTGCATTGAATTGCTGCGTGCGCTCCCATTCCAGGTCCGGGTTGGTAATGCTGCCCGGATAGTAAGTCGTGCCCAGGTTATTGCCAAACGCGACCCTTCCCTGCGACATCGCGCCGATCCATTTGTAGTCAGCAAAACGGTCGTTCCCCGTGAAGCCGTAGCTCGCGCGCAGTTTCAGGTTGTTCAATGGTTTTACGGAGCTTAAAAAGCTTTCGTCCGAAACGACCCAGCCGCCGGAAACCGACGGGAATACGCCCCATTTATTATTTGGCCCAAAACGAGAAGAACCATCACGCCGAATGCTGGCAGATAGCAAATACCTGCCTTTGAATGTGTAATTCAGACGTGAAAAATAGGAGATCAGGATGCTTCTATTCTTGTCATCCTCTGCCTGAAAAACAGTCTTTCCAGCGCTCAGTGCCTTGATCAGGTCATTGTCGTAACCCCGCCTTTCCTGGTTGGTGTAGTAATATTCATTGTTATTATACTCCATCCCGGCAAGTGCGGAGAACGCATGTTCCTTGAAGGTTTTGTCGTAGGTAAGCAGGTTCTGCGAGGTGTAATTCAGTGTGCGCGATTGGTTTACCGTCATAATTCCCTCTGTATAATACGTCGGCCCGAGGTTATGGTCAACCGCCTGATAGTTGTTGTTATCAATGCGGTTATAGAAGAAATTAAGCGACGATCTGAAACGCAGGCCGGGCAGAAAATCGATCTGCGCAAAGACATTTCCGAGGTTGTTGAACTGCCTGTGCTGAATGTCGTCTGTGATCTGATAAAGCGGGTGGCCGTTTTTCGGACGGAATAAAATCGCGTCGTACTTCTCAAAACCTGGTGTATTCGCAGGCGCGCCCAGGAAGCCATTGTTTCCGTAAACCGGGTAAATGGTCGGGTATTGCACCGCCCATTCTACCGTCCGGTTATAAGGCTCATTCTCGTGATCGTAAGCCACATTGAGCATTCCGCCCACTTGCAACCACTTTTTGATCTGCGAGCTGGCTTTGATGTTGAAGGTGTATTTTTTGTAATCCGAATGGATCACAATGCCTTTTTGCTTCACATAACCCGCCGAAACGATGAAGTTTGTTTTCGCATTGCCGCCACTCGCATTCAGCTCGATTTTCTGCATGGGCGCAGTCCTGAAAACGACGTCCTGCCAGTCAGTATCCTGCAAATTTTCGGGGTTATCGAATGCCGTAGGCCAGGTGTACTTATATTGTTTGCGGGCTTCGATCGTATTAGGTGCAGCCGGGTCGCCGCCGCTTTCGATCCAGCCATTTTGTGCCGCGTCGATGGAAGCCTGGGCATACTCGCGCGAGTTCATTACGGCAATGCGGTCGATCACTTTCTGGATACCGTACGAATAGTTGACGCTGAATTTGGTCCTGCCTTCTTTCCCGCTTTTGGTCGTAATCAAAATCACCCCATTCGCGCCGCGCGAACCATAAATAGCCGCCGAAGAAGCATCTTTCAAAACTTCCATGGACTCGATATCTCCCGCACTCAGCAGGTTCAGATCGTAGTTCGGGATTGGCATTCCGTCGATCACGATCAGCGGCGAGCTGCTGGCCGAGACCGAGTTGATCCCCCTGATCTGGATCGTGGAAGAAGTACCCGGCCGGCCATTGCTGGACAAAACCTGCACGCCCGGAATTTTCCCGTACAACGCCTGACCCAGCTCCACAATGGGCCTGCTCGTAATTTCCCGGTCCATTTTCACGGAACCTACTGCGCCGGTCACGTCGCTTTTTTTCTGCGTTCCGTAGCCCACAACCACAATTTCATTGAGCTGCTTCGTATCCACTTCCAGCGTAATATCGATGGTAGAGCGGCCGTTAATGGCCACCTCGCCCGACCTGTAACCGATCCCTGAAAACACCAGTACACCGCCTTCCGGCGCCTGTATTTCGTAAGCGCCGTCGGCATTGGTGGTGGTTCCATTGGTCGTGTTTTTCAAAATCACATTGATCCCCGGTGCGCCGGAGAGGTCGGTCGGAGAAACGACTTTGCCTTTAATGGTGAATGTTTGGGCGGAAGCGCCGAGGGAGGACATGATTGCCACCAGCAATATTGCCAAATAGGATCTGACGATCCCGGGTGATGGTAATTTTGTAACCATTTGTTTGAATAAGTAAAATAGAATAACCGGGTTGGCTGTTCACTGGTGGTTAATGGCAGCTAACTCTATATAGTTGATAGACAAAGTAAAGAGTTCGAAGGCCTTTTTACCTAATATTGAAGCAAGAATTTTTAAAAATAAATCTTTCGTGCGCAGATATGCCCAGGCTGGTACCCTTATCACTGTAAGGCACGAGCCGCGAATGTTGGGCAAAGTTTACGTTTTCAACAGCCACCCTTTTACAGGACCTGCATCAAGAGATCTTTGCAAGCTAATATGAACTTGAAAGGATAAACGCCGACTGTGATGACGGTGATTTTGGGTAAGAATGACTTTCCTGTGCGTAAGGATTGATTGGGGAACTTTGGGACTGAGCAGTTAGCAGACCGCCTATCTGATCAGATAGACATTTACAGACTTCTTAACGTCTTCCAAAGTCTGCCTGGGCGGTTCGAATCCTGCGGGAATAGGTTGTTTGGCAAAGGTTTGCAAATACAGCACCCAGGCGTCCCGCCACCAGGTTGCTTCCCTGCGCTGCACTTTTAATCGCCCGGCCACATCGGTGTAAATCTGAGTGTCCAAACTCGGTTTCGCCAGATCCCACTGCTGCTGCATCCAGGAAACAGAGTCGGCGCCGGTGTAAAAGCGGGTGCAAAGCTCTTCCCACAATGTTCGGCCCGTATTCAACTTTTTGTCCCAGCGCACGTGGTGAAACCATAGCAGATATGGCAGAGGCGTTTGGTCGGGGTTATTCCACTGCTTTTGCACTTCCGGCCGGTACTGCGCCAGCGCATTGCTTCCGGATGCTGTTCTGTCGAAACCTAGTCCTGCTGAATCGGCGCGATGGTAGTATACTGCGGTCCAATCGGGCCGGGAGCCTTTGTTTTGCCAGGGTTCG
This Dyadobacter sp. UC 10 DNA region includes the following protein-coding sequences:
- a CDS encoding RagB/SusD family nutrient uptake outer membrane protein, with translation MKLFKKHIFYILAALSAISCSESELDQYPETRLSEGNFYTTEAQIVQAVNDVYRQLNRSYAASGLVDLYGELYSDNTYIEFSGGSTTFEDDIKAFRIQPNNGPIQTAWNNSYNSVYICNNAISQLEKTTVQFGNPALKDRLKAEATFIRSLIFFNMVRVWGDIPMPLKVVSADESYTYLREKKETIYQQIIADLKASKAALPEKYAGADVGRITKYAATAILAKVYLTIGDKTNAAKELKEIIDSHVYSLDANQDGKVNSADYAFNFAPGTKNSKESILELQFLAGQNAVNSNYQQTYTPYHWAFHLPGSSETFRGSGLNSPTPDLTNEFEAADTVRRNVSVYPGYVNLETGAFVKYPFTQKYYDPNWRYPGQNVELVRYADVLLSYSEATGDASYLNQVRERVGLPGYGKTGYPDKYSTLALAIEHERRTELCFEFHRFFDLVRTGRAVEVLKSKGFNITESKLLFPIPQSAIDVNPGLTQNSY
- a CDS encoding sulfatase family protein gives rise to the protein MKKQLAKILLLIFVLAGSCVKTAAAQAPNIIFIIGDDISWDDIGAYGNKKIKTPNLDKLAKDGLRFTNMYLTASSCSPSRSSILTGRYPHNTGAAELHAPLPAHLKYFPELLKQQGYFSALVGKWHEGPNTRRAYDTLLVDRKANGEGGELQWNNLLKARPKDKPFFFWLAPFDAHRPWSAKTDGSQHNPESDVIVPPTLVDTKETRQDLAFYYNEISQLDRYVGELRQELERQGIAENTLIIFTADNGRPFPGSKTRLYDAGVKTPFIVSWPAGIKGGQVCESLISSIDIAPTLLELAGVKPAETIQGTSFAALFKSPEKAFRKYVFAEHNWHDYAAYERSVRSKDFLYIINKRPDWDNAGPIDANQSPSAKALKATKASGKLTVLQNDALLKPRPAEEFFDNQKDPLQMKNEVTNKAYAAHVSELRRILKQWQDETGDTEPANLTPDWYDRETGEPTASKDKRGEMPGAAKKADHIHLKGPF
- a CDS encoding SusC/RagA family TonB-linked outer membrane protein, whose amino-acid sequence is MVTKLPSPGIVRSYLAILLVAIMSSLGASAQTFTIKGKVVSPTDLSGAPGINVILKNTTNGTTTNADGAYEIQAPEGGVLVFSGIGYRSGEVAINGRSTIDITLEVDTKQLNEIVVVGYGTQKKSDVTGAVGSVKMDREITSRPIVELGQALYGKIPGVQVLSSNGRPGTSSTIQIRGINSVSASSSPLIVIDGMPIPNYDLNLLSAGDIESMEVLKDASSAAIYGSRGANGVILITTKSGKEGRTKFSVNYSYGIQKVIDRIAVMNSREYAQASIDAAQNGWIESGGDPAAPNTIEARKQYKYTWPTAFDNPENLQDTDWQDVVFRTAPMQKIELNASGGNAKTNFIVSAGYVKQKGIVIHSDYKKYTFNIKASSQIKKWLQVGGMLNVAYDHENEPYNRTVEWAVQYPTIYPVYGNNGFLGAPANTPGFEKYDAILFRPKNGHPLYQITDDIQHRQFNNLGNVFAQIDFLPGLRFRSSLNFFYNRIDNNNYQAVDHNLGPTYYTEGIMTVNQSRTLNYTSQNLLTYDKTFKEHAFSALAGMEYNNNEYYYTNQERRGYDNDLIKALSAGKTVFQAEDDKNRSILISYFSRLNYTFKGRYLLSASIRRDGSSRFGPNNKWGVFPSVSGGWVVSDESFLSSVKPLNNLKLRASYGFTGNDRFADYKWIGAMSQGRVAFGNNLGTTYYPGSITNPDLEWERTQQFNAGLDLGLFSNRIVLEADYYISKSDGLLLDVPVPIVSGFNSVFKNIGKLQNKGLELNLTTHNLKGAVGWTSQLNFSRNRNKLLALGKDNAPMIYQPGFGMESINQVGQPIFSFYGYQYDGVYMNQGQIDSDPSHYASAKPGDGRYVDINGDGVLNAKDRTIIGNYAPDFIWGFTNNLTYKGFDLSVLIQGVQGSDVYDNNIHRSMLYHEGRNYYKEMTNRWRSEQEPGDGYHYKLTVDLDGYEKTASSYWIVDGSYFRVKSLTAGYTFPSGILSKLNLESLRIYVNGQNLFTHKNAPVFDPENFNGSATSATARGVTHSPYPSAKVYTFGVNIGF